A stretch of Imperialibacter roseus DNA encodes these proteins:
- a CDS encoding tartrate dehydrogenase — translation MKTHKVAVIAGDGIGPEVLAEGIKVLRKVEALDGNMKFDFTHFPWGCEYYANHGKMMADDGMDQLRNFEAIYLGAVGFPGVPDHVSLRELLLKIRKGFDQYVNIRPVQLLEGAPCPLKDVKREEVDMIVIRENSEGEYAGAGDWLFKGKPEEVVLQTGVFSRKGTERIIRYAYELARKEKKTLTSISKANALNYSMVFWDQVFEEVGKEYPEVKTASYLVDAAAMFFVKQPQRFQIVVTSNLFGDIITDLGAAIAGGMGLAAGANVNPERLHPSMFEPIHGSAPDIAGKGIANPLAAIWSASQMLDFFGYNDWGRAVLKSIEKVMVEKKTLTPDLGGTSTTSEVGNAVIAALAGISKPQC, via the coding sequence ATGAAAACTCACAAAGTAGCCGTGATAGCGGGAGATGGAATAGGGCCTGAGGTTTTGGCAGAAGGGATCAAAGTGTTGAGGAAAGTTGAAGCACTTGACGGCAACATGAAGTTTGACTTTACACATTTCCCATGGGGTTGTGAGTACTATGCCAACCATGGAAAAATGATGGCCGATGATGGCATGGATCAGCTTAGGAATTTTGAAGCGATTTATTTGGGTGCTGTTGGATTCCCCGGAGTGCCGGATCATGTTTCGCTGAGGGAACTACTATTGAAAATCAGAAAGGGCTTCGATCAGTACGTCAACATTCGTCCCGTTCAACTCTTGGAGGGTGCTCCCTGCCCTTTGAAAGATGTGAAAAGAGAAGAGGTCGACATGATCGTGATCCGAGAAAACAGCGAAGGTGAGTATGCCGGAGCAGGCGACTGGCTGTTCAAAGGAAAGCCCGAAGAGGTGGTGCTTCAAACCGGCGTCTTTTCCAGAAAGGGGACAGAAAGAATCATCAGGTACGCCTACGAGCTGGCCCGAAAAGAGAAAAAGACCTTAACCAGCATAAGCAAGGCCAACGCCCTTAACTATTCCATGGTCTTCTGGGATCAGGTATTTGAAGAGGTGGGCAAGGAGTATCCGGAAGTAAAAACCGCTTCCTACCTGGTAGACGCCGCTGCCATGTTCTTTGTGAAGCAGCCGCAACGGTTCCAGATAGTGGTAACCTCCAATCTCTTTGGAGACATCATCACCGACCTGGGAGCGGCCATTGCCGGCGGTATGGGGCTTGCTGCGGGTGCAAATGTTAACCCGGAAAGGCTACACCCTTCAATGTTTGAACCAATTCACGGATCGGCGCCCGACATTGCAGGCAAGGGAATAGCTAACCCCCTCGCCGCTATTTGGTCCGCCAGCCAAATGCTTGATTTTTTTGGGTATAATGATTGGGGAAGGGCTGTGTTGAAATCCATTGAAAAAGTGATGGTGGAAAAGAAAACACTAACGCCAGATTTGGGAGGCACCTCTACTACATCAGAAGTGGGAAATGCCGTGATAGCGGCGCTTGCGGGAATTTCAAAGCCCCAATGTTAA
- the aroB gene encoding 3-dehydroquinate synthase, giving the protein MILGNVEITNNLPESLGRFFSVQSYSKVAVLVDENTRQHCYPKVAAHLPGHSVIEIKSGEEEKTLRTCEHIWNELTKLECDRKALLVNLGGGVIGDMGGFCAATYKRGIKFLNLPTTLLAQVDASVGGKLGIDFHGLKNHIGVFQEPERVIVSSDFLATLPERELRSGFAEVLKHALIADASYWKTLTAKTFGEQPWNDHIQHSIEVKSGVVDKDPKENGLRKILNFGHTIGHAIETALLNSGNRLLHGEAIAIGMIAEAYLSTKKTGLSQGSYKEITQYLLATYRPEQIGEATIKKAESLILQDKKNEKATIKGSLLSAIGQSEYDVIITLGEVREALTEFNSVVNLSSAK; this is encoded by the coding sequence ATGATTCTCGGTAACGTAGAAATAACGAACAACCTCCCCGAGTCATTGGGGAGGTTTTTTTCAGTCCAATCCTATTCAAAGGTGGCTGTGCTGGTGGACGAAAATACCAGGCAGCATTGCTATCCAAAAGTAGCTGCTCACCTTCCCGGGCACTCGGTGATTGAAATAAAAAGCGGTGAAGAGGAGAAAACGCTGCGGACTTGTGAGCACATCTGGAACGAGCTTACCAAGCTGGAGTGCGACAGGAAAGCGCTGCTCGTCAACCTTGGCGGGGGCGTAATTGGTGACATGGGCGGCTTCTGTGCTGCCACCTACAAGCGGGGCATCAAATTTCTGAACCTGCCCACCACCCTGCTGGCTCAAGTAGACGCCAGTGTCGGCGGCAAGCTGGGCATCGACTTCCACGGCCTTAAAAACCACATCGGCGTTTTTCAGGAGCCGGAAAGAGTCATCGTATCCTCTGATTTTCTGGCCACATTACCTGAAAGAGAGCTCAGGTCTGGCTTTGCAGAAGTGCTGAAACACGCCCTGATTGCAGACGCCAGTTACTGGAAGACTCTCACTGCGAAGACATTCGGTGAGCAACCCTGGAACGACCATATTCAGCACTCTATTGAAGTAAAAAGTGGTGTGGTCGACAAAGACCCAAAAGAAAATGGTCTGAGAAAAATCCTCAACTTTGGGCACACTATTGGCCATGCCATAGAAACTGCCCTGCTCAACTCCGGTAACAGGTTGCTCCACGGCGAGGCCATTGCTATCGGGATGATTGCTGAAGCCTACCTGTCGACAAAAAAGACAGGGCTTTCACAAGGAAGCTACAAAGAGATTACGCAGTACTTACTGGCAACCTACCGTCCGGAGCAGATAGGTGAGGCAACGATTAAAAAAGCTGAAAGCTTAATATTACAGGATAAGAAAAATGAAAAAGCTACCATTAAGGGTAGCTTGTTGAGTGCCATTGGTCAATCAGAATACGATGTGATTATTACTTTAGGGGAAGTTAGGGAAGCCTTGACTGAGTTCAACTCAGTGGTGAATCTTTCTTCTGCTAAATAA
- a CDS encoding RNA polymerase sigma-70 factor, with product MKESLATIIDQLKLGDKKALDTLFYLYNKRIYHFGLSYFHNKEESEEIVQEVFLKLWFNRKSINRDGAFESYIFTIAKNTILNSLKKKIHHKAYQEYRLHVADITSNSTEDDVIYHDFEKLYEIALQVLPKKRKEIFILSRMEGLSYQQIAEKLGISVKTVETQMQLALKHFRGVLKSNTDLIVSASLFFLAAS from the coding sequence ATGAAAGAATCATTAGCTACGATAATTGATCAACTTAAATTAGGTGACAAAAAGGCCCTTGACACCCTATTTTACCTATATAACAAGCGGATTTACCATTTCGGTTTGAGCTACTTTCATAACAAGGAAGAATCCGAAGAAATTGTACAGGAAGTATTTTTGAAGCTTTGGTTTAATAGAAAATCCATTAACAGAGACGGCGCTTTTGAGTCGTACATTTTTACCATTGCTAAAAACACGATCCTCAATAGCCTAAAGAAAAAAATTCATCATAAAGCTTATCAGGAATACCGGCTCCATGTAGCCGACATTACTAGTAACTCAACAGAGGATGATGTTATATACCATGACTTTGAAAAGCTTTATGAGATAGCCCTGCAGGTGCTCCCGAAAAAAAGGAAAGAGATTTTTATCCTTAGCCGAATGGAAGGCCTGAGTTATCAACAAATTGCAGAAAAGCTTGGGATTTCGGTGAAGACAGTGGAAACACAAATGCAGCTTGCGCTCAAGCATTTCAGAGGGGTGTTGAAATCAAACACTGACCTCATAGTTTCTGCGTCACTCTTTTTCCTGGCTGCCAGCTAA
- a CDS encoding carbon starvation CstA family protein: MNLIILLSISAIVLLVAYFTYGKFVFKKLNISNKNTTPAHSFEDGIDYIPSKTPVVLGHHFASIAGAGPIVGPIIAVTFGWIPAVIWILLGGIFFGAVHDLTSMIASMRHGGKSIGVIIQKYIGQGGKRLFLIFSFATLILITAVFVDIIAKTFINNPGVASASILFMLLAVVFGIVNKATANVKHAFLINTVIGVLAMYYFVYLGMQIPFLLDYKLWVVLLLAYAFVASVTPVSFLLQPRDYLNSFLLYGLMIAAVVGVFIANPEIKMDNNVQINSENLGYLFPVLFVTVACGAISGFHSLVASGTTSKQINKENDTKVVGYGGMLIESFLAIISVGTVIIISRGEYASRLVIEGPVTLFSDGLGNIISSSGISAQLAISFVALTVSAFALTTLDTCTRLARFTVQEYFEDVDHKVGKAFAKNRYLATLVVVICSVLLLTSGEFTTLWPIFGSANQLLAALALLAVAVWLIKNKINPNFVLVPMFFMFSVTLSSLLLFAIKNFTDGVYILSVIAGILFILSILLIWLATRSLKKEMNEQGQTLTNA, from the coding sequence ATGAACCTCATCATTCTTTTATCAATATCTGCCATTGTGCTGCTTGTAGCCTATTTCACCTACGGGAAGTTCGTGTTCAAAAAATTAAACATAAGCAACAAAAACACCACACCGGCACACTCCTTCGAAGATGGGATCGACTATATCCCAAGCAAAACACCCGTTGTCCTTGGGCACCACTTCGCCTCAATTGCGGGTGCCGGGCCTATAGTCGGGCCAATCATCGCCGTCACTTTCGGCTGGATTCCGGCTGTTATCTGGATATTGCTCGGAGGCATTTTCTTTGGTGCAGTACACGACCTCACCAGCATGATTGCTTCTATGAGGCACGGCGGCAAGTCTATCGGGGTGATTATCCAAAAATATATCGGGCAAGGAGGAAAGCGCCTTTTCCTGATTTTCAGCTTCGCCACGCTTATTCTAATCACTGCGGTTTTTGTTGATATCATAGCCAAAACCTTTATCAATAACCCAGGAGTAGCCTCTGCATCCATCCTGTTCATGCTGCTGGCTGTAGTTTTCGGGATTGTTAACAAAGCGACCGCAAACGTCAAACATGCCTTTTTGATCAACACCGTTATTGGCGTGCTTGCTATGTACTATTTTGTTTATCTGGGCATGCAAATACCCTTCTTACTGGATTACAAACTGTGGGTTGTGTTACTGTTGGCCTACGCCTTCGTGGCCTCTGTCACACCGGTCTCATTTCTCCTGCAACCGAGAGACTATCTAAACAGCTTTCTTTTATATGGCCTCATGATTGCCGCCGTGGTGGGTGTCTTTATTGCGAATCCGGAGATTAAAATGGACAACAACGTCCAAATCAATTCTGAAAACCTCGGCTACCTCTTCCCAGTGTTGTTTGTTACCGTGGCGTGCGGTGCCATCAGCGGTTTTCACTCGCTGGTGGCCAGCGGCACCACTTCCAAACAAATCAACAAAGAAAACGACACCAAGGTGGTGGGATATGGTGGCATGTTGATTGAGTCATTTTTAGCTATCATCTCAGTTGGAACGGTCATCATTATTAGTCGGGGAGAATACGCTAGTCGATTGGTCATCGAAGGGCCAGTGACCTTGTTTTCCGACGGACTGGGTAACATCATTTCATCTTCGGGAATCTCCGCACAGTTAGCCATTTCATTCGTGGCATTAACAGTATCAGCCTTTGCACTCACCACGCTCGATACCTGCACCAGGCTGGCTCGCTTTACAGTTCAGGAGTACTTCGAAGATGTCGACCACAAGGTAGGAAAGGCATTTGCCAAGAACCGCTACCTGGCAACTTTAGTGGTTGTCATATGCTCAGTTCTGTTGCTTACTTCTGGGGAGTTCACTACGCTGTGGCCAATTTTCGGATCGGCCAATCAGTTGCTGGCAGCATTGGCTCTTCTGGCCGTGGCCGTGTGGCTCATCAAAAATAAAATCAATCCCAACTTTGTGCTCGTCCCGATGTTTTTCATGTTTTCCGTCACCCTCAGCTCACTCCTCCTCTTCGCTATCAAAAATTTCACCGACGGCGTCTATATTTTGTCAGTCATTGCCGGCATTCTCTTCATCCTTTCCATATTACTTATTTGGCTGGCCACCCGAAGTCTGAAAAAAGAAATGAATGAACAGGGGCAAACCTTGACCAACGCCTAA
- the lysS gene encoding lysine--tRNA ligase, producing MHLSEQEILRRKEREELIAAGINPYPSETFEVSVAAEEIHEFYEKRKTDYKNISMAGRIMSRRIMGSASFAELQDASGRIQIYIRRDDICPGEDKTLYNDVFKKKIGIGDIVGIRGFVFTTQTGEISVHVTEFKLLTKALKPLPIVKETEDEHGNKVLHDAFTDPEQRYRQRYVDLVVNPHVKDTFIKRTKLVNSIREYLNNKSYLEVETPILQPLYGGAAARPFKTHHNTLDMTLYLRIANELYLKRLIVGGFDGVYEFSKDFRNEGMSRFHNPEFTQVELYVAYKDYNWMMDTVEEMIEKIALDLHGTTQVQVGENVIDFQRPWKRFTMFEAIQHFTGIDISSMDEAELRATAKKLEVPIDDSMGKGKLIDEIFGEHCEHKLIQPTFITDYPVEMSPLAKKHRSKEGLVERFEAICNGKEICNAFSELNDPIDQRKRFEEQLELGKRGDDEAMMLDEDFLRALEYGMPPTAGLGVGIDRLSMIMTNSPSIQEVLFFPQMRPEKKVAELMEKDYEKLGVRAELVPILQKLNMSTKEAIADSKDSKLFNDVCGMRKKLKLNDVTNPTMDEVKAWIEAASK from the coding sequence ATGCATTTAAGCGAGCAGGAAATTTTGCGCCGGAAAGAGAGAGAAGAACTCATAGCAGCCGGTATTAATCCCTACCCTTCCGAAACCTTCGAGGTCAGCGTGGCTGCAGAGGAGATTCATGAATTCTACGAAAAGCGCAAGACCGACTATAAAAATATATCGATGGCCGGCCGCATTATGAGTCGGCGCATCATGGGGTCAGCTTCTTTTGCCGAGTTGCAGGATGCCTCAGGGCGGATTCAAATCTACATTCGGAGAGATGATATTTGTCCCGGTGAAGACAAGACGCTTTACAACGATGTTTTCAAAAAGAAAATAGGTATTGGTGATATCGTAGGCATCAGAGGGTTCGTGTTTACGACGCAAACCGGTGAAATATCCGTGCACGTGACGGAGTTTAAACTGCTTACAAAAGCACTGAAGCCGCTTCCTATTGTAAAAGAAACAGAGGACGAACACGGCAACAAAGTGCTCCACGACGCCTTCACTGATCCGGAACAACGTTATCGCCAACGCTATGTGGATTTAGTGGTGAATCCTCACGTGAAGGACACGTTTATTAAGCGTACCAAGCTGGTGAACTCTATCAGGGAATACCTGAACAATAAAAGCTATCTGGAGGTGGAAACACCCATTCTTCAGCCGTTGTATGGCGGCGCTGCTGCTCGTCCGTTCAAAACGCACCACAACACGCTGGACATGACGCTCTACCTGCGCATTGCCAATGAGTTGTACCTGAAGAGGCTGATTGTGGGTGGGTTTGATGGCGTGTACGAGTTTTCAAAGGATTTCAGGAATGAGGGCATGTCTCGTTTTCACAACCCTGAGTTTACCCAGGTGGAGCTGTATGTAGCTTACAAAGATTATAACTGGATGATGGATACTGTGGAGGAGATGATTGAGAAAATCGCTCTTGACCTCCATGGAACCACCCAGGTGCAGGTGGGGGAGAACGTTATCGACTTCCAGCGTCCGTGGAAGCGCTTCACCATGTTTGAGGCGATACAGCATTTTACTGGTATTGACATTAGTAGCATGGATGAGGCGGAACTAAGGGCTACTGCAAAGAAATTGGAAGTACCTATTGATGACTCTATGGGTAAAGGCAAGCTGATTGACGAGATCTTCGGTGAACATTGCGAACACAAGCTGATCCAGCCGACTTTCATTACCGATTATCCGGTTGAGATGTCACCGCTGGCGAAAAAGCACCGCAGTAAAGAGGGGCTTGTGGAACGTTTCGAAGCGATCTGTAATGGCAAAGAGATTTGCAATGCGTTCTCCGAGCTGAATGATCCGATTGATCAACGTAAGCGTTTTGAAGAGCAGCTTGAGCTGGGCAAAAGAGGCGACGATGAAGCCATGATGCTCGACGAGGACTTCCTTAGGGCACTTGAGTACGGTATGCCTCCAACCGCTGGGCTCGGTGTTGGTATCGACAGGTTGAGCATGATCATGACCAACTCACCATCCATTCAGGAGGTGTTGTTCTTCCCTCAAATGAGGCCTGAGAAGAAAGTGGCTGAGCTAATGGAAAAAGACTATGAGAAACTGGGGGTGAGGGCCGAGCTGGTACCGATACTTCAAAAACTCAACATGTCTACCAAAGAGGCCATTGCTGATAGTAAAGACAGCAAGCTTTTCAACGATGTGTGCGGCATGCGCAAGAAACTGAAGCTGAACGACGTTACTAATCCAACCATGGACGAGGTGAAGGCCTGGATAGAGGCTGCCTCGAAATAA
- a CDS encoding bifunctional 3-deoxy-7-phosphoheptulonate synthase/chorismate mutase type II: protein MELTIDKFESWSPVKERPLIISGPCSAESEEQLMDTCTQLYKEGIRVMRAGVWKPRTRPGGFEGIGKEALGWIQNVKKELGVKFAVEVANPDHVEACLAAGIDILWVGARSTVNPFTVQEIADSLVGVDVPVLIKNPINPDLALWLGAIERINKAGITKIGAIHRGFSSFQKTKYRNVPAWQFPIELKREFPEMPLFGDPSHICGNREMLLDVAQKGLDLNYDGLMIESHRDPDNAWSDAKQQVTPARLGEMVRELKPKSAHSTDATFNHFMEQMRDQIDNADREILEALANRMRLVEKMGEFKRDNNVTIFQVDRWNEIYKSRAEWGKSLSLSPDFVEETYKLIHVASIKQQTEIMAKVPAGGEK from the coding sequence ATGGAGCTTACTATTGACAAATTTGAATCCTGGTCTCCGGTAAAAGAAAGACCATTGATTATTTCAGGGCCTTGTAGCGCTGAATCAGAAGAGCAACTCATGGACACCTGTACCCAACTGTATAAGGAAGGTATCAGAGTGATGAGAGCTGGTGTGTGGAAGCCAAGAACTCGTCCGGGCGGATTTGAGGGCATAGGCAAAGAAGCCCTTGGCTGGATCCAGAACGTGAAGAAAGAGTTGGGTGTCAAATTTGCTGTTGAAGTAGCCAACCCCGACCACGTAGAGGCTTGTCTTGCTGCTGGCATCGACATCCTTTGGGTAGGCGCCCGCTCGACGGTGAACCCCTTCACTGTGCAGGAAATTGCCGACTCTCTTGTAGGCGTTGATGTGCCTGTACTGATCAAAAACCCTATCAACCCCGATCTTGCATTGTGGCTCGGGGCTATCGAAAGAATTAACAAGGCCGGTATCACCAAAATTGGTGCTATCCACCGTGGTTTCTCGTCTTTCCAGAAAACGAAATACCGCAACGTGCCCGCATGGCAGTTTCCTATCGAATTGAAAAGGGAGTTCCCTGAAATGCCTTTGTTTGGTGACCCCAGCCATATTTGCGGTAACAGAGAAATGCTTCTGGATGTCGCTCAAAAAGGGTTGGACTTGAACTATGACGGCCTGATGATCGAGTCGCACAGAGATCCGGACAACGCATGGAGTGATGCCAAGCAGCAGGTGACGCCTGCCCGCCTGGGTGAAATGGTAAGGGAACTGAAACCAAAAAGCGCTCATTCAACTGACGCCACTTTCAATCATTTCATGGAGCAAATGCGTGATCAGATTGACAACGCTGACCGTGAAATCCTTGAAGCCTTGGCCAACAGGATGCGCCTGGTAGAGAAAATGGGTGAGTTCAAGCGTGACAACAACGTAACTATCTTCCAGGTAGACCGCTGGAATGAAATTTACAAGAGCAGAGCTGAGTGGGGCAAGTCACTTTCCCTTTCTCCTGACTTTGTAGAAGAAACCTACAAGCTGATCCACGTTGCTTCTATCAAACAGCAAACTGAGATTATGGCTAAAGTACCTGCAGGCGGAGAAAAGTAA
- a CDS encoding FecR family protein: MDKKLLERYFQGECSIEEVKYILESLDSGKLDEHMSDQILEFNRKRDTEKSADEEGMLRKIHDLINMEDLVEYVKKTDSITATDESPFRQVYVAKDKKSSWLRRASLAAAAVSLLIIGMFFYSRGTFDNPPEVVETVPQLQKETHKGQKLTIHLSDGTEVILNSGSSISYPEVFGDAERVVSLVGEAFFEVTPDKSRPFIVRSSNLEMRVLGTSFNVQSFPELDIYNVALVTGKLMVGRVRKGNDGTEHETLLLSPGEMADLNVQSGKLSRQSFNVEEMTSWKRGIIYFKDADHRKVIKILENWFDVEITTVGRPDQEWKLTSKFERDNLKNIMDVLQASQDITYELKGNKVKIFF; the protein is encoded by the coding sequence ATGGACAAAAAGCTGTTGGAAAGGTATTTCCAGGGAGAATGTAGCATAGAAGAGGTGAAGTATATCCTTGAAAGCCTGGATTCTGGAAAATTGGATGAGCACATGTCTGACCAGATTCTGGAATTCAATCGGAAAAGGGATACTGAGAAGAGCGCCGATGAAGAAGGAATGCTGAGGAAGATTCATGACCTGATCAATATGGAAGATTTGGTTGAGTACGTGAAGAAAACGGACAGTATTACAGCTACTGATGAAAGTCCATTTAGACAAGTTTACGTGGCAAAGGATAAAAAATCCAGTTGGTTGAGAAGGGCATCTCTTGCAGCAGCGGCTGTGTCGTTGCTGATTATAGGAATGTTTTTTTACAGCAGGGGAACATTTGACAACCCACCGGAGGTGGTAGAGACTGTGCCGCAATTGCAGAAGGAGACACACAAGGGCCAAAAATTGACTATTCACCTGTCGGACGGTACGGAAGTCATTCTCAACTCTGGCAGCAGTATCTCTTACCCGGAGGTATTTGGTGATGCTGAGCGAGTGGTGAGCCTGGTGGGTGAAGCTTTTTTTGAAGTGACACCTGATAAAAGCAGGCCCTTTATCGTCAGGTCGTCCAATTTAGAAATGAGGGTTTTGGGCACGTCGTTTAATGTGCAGTCTTTCCCGGAACTTGATATATACAATGTGGCATTGGTAACGGGGAAATTAATGGTAGGTAGAGTAAGGAAGGGTAATGATGGCACTGAACACGAGACTTTACTCTTAAGCCCTGGTGAAATGGCCGACCTAAACGTGCAGTCGGGTAAGCTTAGCAGACAGTCGTTTAATGTAGAGGAGATGACCTCATGGAAAAGAGGCATCATTTATTTCAAGGATGCCGACCATCGGAAGGTGATTAAGATACTTGAGAATTGGTTCGATGTGGAAATAACTACTGTGGGGAGACCTGATCAGGAGTGGAAACTGACTTCGAAATTTGAGAGAGATAACCTAAAGAATATCATGGATGTTTTGCAGGCGTCGCAAGACATTACTTACGAACTAAAGGGAAACAAAGTCAAAATATTTTTCTAA
- a CDS encoding proline dehydrogenase family protein — translation MPVTHPFTFEDTEVAFASKSDRELKKMYWLFAAMNSNFLVRFGTQGVILALKMKMPIKKLIKSTVFGHFCGGETIQECKQTISELGASGIGTILDYSAEGEKTEAGFDANKEEILQTVMNAATSAHIPFAVMKVSGLGSEELMTKSQDGKQLNGKEQKAFDNIHRRVEELCSKAHELNVRIFIDAEDYAYQGVIDGLALEMMRKYNKEQAIVYTTVQFYRWDAYDKLVGLHEKGKTERFYLGVKLVRGAYMENERERAEELGYKDPIQPTKQATDIDYNRALDFCAANHKRIAFCSGSHNEQSNALLTSLMQQYGIAKDDPGVFFAQLYGMSDNISFKLSKEGYNVAKYVPYGPLEKVMPYLIRRAEENTSVAGQTGREFSFIKKEIERRGRN, via the coding sequence ATGCCCGTTACCCATCCCTTTACCTTCGAAGATACCGAAGTAGCTTTTGCTTCTAAGTCGGACCGGGAATTGAAGAAGATGTATTGGCTATTCGCCGCTATGAACAGTAACTTTTTGGTGCGCTTTGGAACACAGGGCGTAATATTAGCACTAAAAATGAAAATGCCCATCAAAAAACTCATAAAAAGTACTGTTTTCGGGCATTTCTGTGGTGGTGAGACGATTCAGGAGTGCAAACAAACGATTTCTGAGCTTGGTGCTTCAGGCATCGGCACCATACTCGATTACTCTGCCGAGGGGGAGAAAACAGAGGCTGGATTTGATGCCAATAAGGAGGAAATACTGCAGACAGTCATGAACGCTGCCACCAGTGCTCACATTCCTTTTGCCGTGATGAAAGTATCAGGTTTGGGCTCAGAAGAGTTGATGACCAAGTCGCAGGATGGCAAACAACTGAATGGCAAAGAGCAGAAGGCATTTGACAATATTCACCGTCGGGTTGAAGAGCTCTGCAGCAAAGCCCACGAGCTAAATGTCAGGATATTTATTGACGCAGAAGACTATGCTTACCAGGGGGTGATAGACGGGTTGGCGCTGGAAATGATGCGGAAGTACAACAAAGAGCAGGCAATTGTTTACACTACAGTGCAATTTTACAGATGGGATGCTTACGACAAGCTGGTTGGTTTGCACGAAAAAGGGAAAACAGAACGGTTTTACCTGGGCGTGAAGCTGGTGCGTGGTGCTTATATGGAGAACGAGCGTGAGCGGGCGGAGGAGCTGGGCTACAAGGATCCCATTCAACCGACGAAGCAAGCCACGGATATTGACTACAACAGGGCACTTGATTTCTGCGCAGCGAACCACAAGCGGATTGCGTTTTGCTCGGGAAGCCACAATGAGCAGTCGAATGCCTTGCTCACTTCACTGATGCAACAATATGGCATAGCCAAGGATGATCCGGGGGTGTTTTTTGCGCAGCTCTACGGCATGAGCGACAATATTTCGTTTAAGCTATCGAAGGAGGGCTACAACGTGGCAAAGTATGTGCCTTACGGCCCGCTGGAAAAGGTGATGCCCTATCTGATCAGGCGTGCAGAGGAGAATACGTCGGTAGCCGGGCAGACGGGTAGGGAGTTTAGCTTTATTAAGAAGGAGATTGAGCGGAGAGGGAGGAATTAA
- a CDS encoding lipocalin family protein, producing the protein MRRFTKILFLPFVVLTLLAACGGKDDEGVSSPLIGTWKYSSVDVIELSINGQDVVAYLIAEFELSEAEAQEIADGFSINAEEESDITNVTIEFKADNTYVSSQPGEDSETGTWSLSSDGKMLTVDDQTFEVQTLTSSKLVGRISQQESTEVGTMKIVIEFSFTKS; encoded by the coding sequence ATGAGAAGATTTACTAAAATCCTGTTTTTGCCGTTTGTTGTTTTGACACTTTTGGCTGCCTGCGGTGGCAAAGATGACGAGGGCGTATCGTCTCCGCTTATTGGCACATGGAAATACAGCTCAGTAGACGTAATAGAACTGTCAATCAATGGACAAGACGTGGTTGCGTACCTTATAGCGGAATTCGAGTTGAGCGAAGCAGAGGCACAGGAAATTGCCGACGGGTTTTCTATTAACGCCGAGGAAGAGTCCGACATAACCAATGTTACCATTGAATTTAAGGCCGACAATACCTATGTCAGCAGTCAGCCAGGCGAAGATTCGGAAACAGGCACCTGGTCATTGAGCAGTGATGGCAAAATGCTGACGGTTGACGACCAGACTTTTGAAGTTCAAACGTTGACATCAAGCAAACTTGTAGGCCGCATCAGCCAGCAGGAATCAACTGAGGTTGGGACTATGAAAATCGTGATAGAATTTAGTTTCACTAAGTCCTGA